The Stutzerimonas stutzeri genomic interval TTTGGCTGTATCAATCTGTACGGCTACGGTCGATCCGGGCAGACACTGACCTTCATCGGTGATACCGGCACGTCCGAAATGGCGTCTTACGCCTACGAAGTGCTGGCTCGGCAGCTGACCGATTCACGCAGGAATTATCTTTCTGGATTTCAGTTCGCCAGCCCATCACACAAGCGCCGCGCCGGCGATCTGTACGCCGAGTCGTGGATCACCTCGGTAGCACGCCGGGTAGAGGAGTTCGCCGGAGTGTCCGAGGAGGTGGAGCGTGCCATCAGCGCCTACATGGGCAAACACCACCCGGATGTTCCGGTGGGCAAGATGAAGCGCCGCAAGGTGAGCCCGGAGGAATACGGGGCCTACCAGCAGGGGCTTGAGGATGGTGCCGGGGTTTCGCTGCACACCCCGATGGGACATGACCAGGTGGCCCAGATCGCACAACAGGCCAACGGAGGTTGAAATGAAAGGGCAGAGATTTGCGAACGCGCTCGTCGTGCCGCTGATGCTTGCGGGCGCTTTGAGCGGATGCAGCAGGGCGACGCTGCCGGATGCATACGCTGCCGATGATGACTACCTGGATATCAGGATCGGTCACCGGCAATGGGCAGCGGCTCCCACGCCGGTACTGGCAAACATCATCGTGTGCGAAGGCCAGATCCGCTTCCACAACACCCTGCAGCCCGAGCCAGTGTGCGAGGCGAGCAGCAAGGGAGCAGGGCAGGTGAACTACGCGCCGGCTCGGTTCGTGCAGCTGACAGACTGGCTGGAGCAGAACGGCTACGGCCCTGCGAGCTTCATCCACATCGACGACGATCATGCCCTCTGGGTGAGCGTGCTGAAGGGCGAGGCACAAGACCTGAATGACGCCGATTACGAAGAGTTCTTCGGCCACAAGCCGGGCTATGAGTTTTCGGGTACCGGCCCTCTGACATCTGGCGCGATTCGTCCCGTGCGCTGATGGCGTCTTCATGGACCCCAGAAAAGTCCCGCCTTGAGCGGGATTTTTTCTGCCTGCGGTTTATCCACGGAAAGCGTGGGCAACCTTGTGGATAACCTCAGGCAGGCGAGCAGATACCGAGGCGGCAGGGCGTGCTCAAGAAATGATCAGCCGGTTGGCTTGACTGACGACCAACGTCAGTAGATATTTTCTGCTGGCACTCCGGGTAGGTGCCGGCCGTCCACACGGGCAAAGCGAAAGCACTACCGACTTCACAGCAGACAACTACCGGCACCTTCGCAGGGTGCTCTTCAGTGGACACCGAGTAATCCCTTGGAGGTTTCCGTATGCAAATGCACACCCCCCTTCTTGACCTTGAGCGCGCCAAGAAGCTCGCCAAGCAGGCCAAGCACTCACACCCTGATCTGACCCATGCCCAGCGACTGGACGTGACCGCACGAGAGCACTTTGCCGTGCGCCACTACCATGAGCTGCGCAAGCGTGCATCTGATGCGGTGGCTGCGCTGTGCGCAGGGTCTGGCAGTGGCACCGTCACCTGTTCGTTATGCGGACTTCAGTTCGCGCCGGATCTGGCAGAAGACCGGATCAGCCACGAGAAAAGGCACCTGGCATTCGAGGAGGCGCTTGTGGCCCTTGGCCGATTGCCTGCTGCGTACAACGAGCGTGAGCAAGCCAAGCGTGACGGCCGGCAGATGATCGACGACGCAAACTCGGCTGAGGAAGAGTTGGCCGGCGTGGAACGGCTGCTACAGGGCTGGTTTGATCGATCTCTGTCGGCAGCAATCGGCGGCGGGTACTGGAAGCGTCACCCCGCGTTCGGCGAGTACGCCGCAATGGTGCACCACCTAGTCCGGCCCCACCTGAACCTGGCCAAGGAGCTGTTCCTGGCCAAGTACGGCGACAAGCCAGGTCACATCGAGCAGGGTCAAAGCTACTGGTACCCACCGACTCGCTGATTGGCTTGGGTGTTCCGGTATTCCTGTGATAATGGGCTCGAAACTGCCCTGTCACAGGAATCCCCAATGAGCCGAGACACCTACGAAGCGAACATCGCCTTCATCGAGCAGACCGTTAAGCGCCTGGAGCGCAACGAGGTCAGCATTGACGAGCTGGAGTCACTAGCTCAGGAGTTCGCTAAGGCCCGTGCATTCTGCGCAGACCGGCTGTCGCGCATCGAGCAAGTTGTGCAGGCAACACTGGGTACCGAAGGGGAGCGGGGCATTGAGCGTGGCTGATGAGGCTGAGGGCCACCTGAGCCTGAGTGCCTACCTGACCCAGATCCAGAAGGCGTTTCGCGCTGCGATGCCCGACAGCTGCTGGGTGGTCGCCGAGCTGAGCGACTTCAAGCGTCGCCCCAATGGGCATTGCTACATGGATATCCTCGAATCGCGAGACGGTAACGGGGTGGCCAAGGCACGGTGCACGATGTTCGCCAATGTCGCCGGCAAGGTGCTGCAGCAATGGCAAGAGGCGACCGGGGGCTTGCCGCAGGCGGGCATGAACGTACTGCTCAAAGTCAGGGCGGATTTCTCCCCTCAGTTTGGCTTCAGCCTCATGGTGACCGGCATTGACCCCAGCTACACCCTGGGCGACATGCAGGCAAAACTGCAGAAGATAATTTCCTCCCTACGTGAGCGGGGCTGGCTGGATCTGCAGCGCGGGCTACCGGCGCCGAGTGGATATTGGCGCGTGGCGGTTGTAGCGCCG includes:
- a CDS encoding DUF2786 domain-containing protein, with product MSSEVDPEKRKRALDKIKKCFALAKSSNAHEAEAAMRQAQKLMDKFKLELGDVHASRAEEFTLKVGKGKSMPARWVRMLAATVAKAFGCINLYGYGRSGQTLTFIGDTGTSEMASYAYEVLARQLTDSRRNYLSGFQFASPSHKRRAGDLYAESWITSVARRVEEFAGVSEEVERAISAYMGKHHPDVPVGKMKRRKVSPEEYGAYQQGLEDGAGVSLHTPMGHDQVAQIAQQANGG
- a CDS encoding exodeoxyribonuclease VII small subunit codes for the protein MSRDTYEANIAFIEQTVKRLERNEVSIDELESLAQEFAKARAFCADRLSRIEQVVQATLGTEGERGIERG